One stretch of Candidatus Nitrosotenuis cloacae DNA includes these proteins:
- a CDS encoding 3-isopropylmalate dehydratase large subunit — protein MNITEKILARASGKSSVAPDDIIFANVDKVMIHDVSGPGVIKVFEKLQKQGISVDKLWNSSRVWVAEDHFVPSAEKISAENIVKLTKFTKQYGIEKHFKYGMGQYGICHTLSHEEAMVLPGEVYVGGDSHTNTTGALGAFACGLGHTDVAYVLLNGKIWFKIPETLYFKLNGKLPDHVMAKDVILKIIGDIGTEGAAYYAMQFGGTGITEMSVESRLTLCNMTTEAGAKNGIIEPDQKIFDYLAQRGATNYTPIYGDKDAQYSKTYEYEASELEPTIAKPYSPENITVVRDIAGIELDKSYIGSCTGAKYEDLEAAAKILKGRQVKIRTEVLPAAISIYKRAMENGLIKIFLDAGVTVGPPTCGACCGAHMGVLAKDEICISTTNRNFPGRMGHVESQTYLASPMVAAASAVTGKITDPRDL, from the coding sequence GTGAACATTACTGAAAAGATTCTTGCACGTGCCTCTGGCAAATCTAGTGTCGCCCCAGACGATATAATATTTGCAAATGTGGACAAGGTGATGATTCATGATGTCTCAGGACCTGGAGTGATCAAGGTATTTGAAAAGCTCCAAAAACAAGGCATATCAGTAGACAAACTATGGAATTCCTCTAGGGTTTGGGTGGCAGAGGATCACTTTGTGCCGTCTGCCGAAAAGATCTCTGCTGAAAACATTGTCAAGCTAACCAAATTTACAAAGCAATATGGAATTGAAAAACACTTCAAGTATGGAATGGGACAATACGGAATCTGTCATACACTATCCCATGAAGAGGCAATGGTGTTGCCAGGCGAGGTCTATGTTGGTGGTGACTCTCATACTAATACCACCGGTGCGTTGGGTGCCTTTGCTTGTGGCCTTGGCCATACCGATGTGGCATATGTTTTGCTAAACGGCAAAATATGGTTCAAGATTCCAGAGACATTATACTTTAAGCTAAACGGCAAGCTACCAGATCATGTCATGGCAAAGGATGTAATTCTAAAGATAATTGGCGATATAGGCACCGAGGGTGCTGCATATTATGCGATGCAGTTTGGTGGAACCGGAATAACCGAAATGTCAGTAGAGTCTCGACTCACATTGTGCAACATGACTACTGAGGCTGGCGCAAAAAATGGAATAATTGAGCCGGACCAAAAGATCTTTGACTATTTGGCACAGCGAGGCGCTACAAACTATACTCCAATTTATGGTGATAAAGATGCACAATATTCTAAAACATACGAATATGAGGCATCTGAGCTAGAGCCAACAATTGCAAAACCGTATTCCCCTGAAAACATCACAGTTGTCAGAGATATTGCAGGAATTGAGCTTGACAAATCCTACATTGGTTCTTGCACTGGAGCAAAATATGAAGACCTCGAGGCAGCTGCAAAGATTCTCAAAGGTCGTCAAGTCAAAATCAGAACCGAGGTGTTGCCTGCAGCTATCTCAATATACAAAAGAGCAATGGAAAATGGATTGATCAAAATATTTTTGGATGCTGGAGTCACAGTAGGCCCACCAACATGTGGTGCTTGCTGTGGTGCACACATGGGCGTGTTGGCAAAAGATGAAATCTGCATTAGTACCACAAACAGAAACTTTCCAGGAAGAATGGGACATGTCGAATCTCAAACATACTTGGCATCACCAATGGTGGCAGCCGCATCTGCAGTGACTGGAAAAATTACGGATCCACGTGATTTGTAA
- a CDS encoding coenzyme F420-0:L-glutamate ligase, which produces MEKDKKYENRNHTMTLVIPIKVQRKHASFDLYEDLIESTKDHTIQTGDIIVISSKYVANSEGRLLDLSKTKPSYDAIQLSKKYQLDTKFAEIILRESDETFGGVTGFVLTSSDKILAPNAGIDKSNVKKGTAILYPDLPYKIAENLRKKIFLNLGIHVGIILVDSRLMPARAGTTGVAIAVSGFEPVQDTRGQKDLDGNPLRVTMKAVADNLATMANHKMGEGAESTPIILIKDSGAKITTRKIMTDEMAIASDLCVYMRGFGN; this is translated from the coding sequence TTGGAGAAGGATAAAAAATACGAAAACCGCAATCATACCATGACACTAGTGATTCCAATTAAAGTACAAAGAAAACACGCTAGTTTTGATTTGTATGAAGATTTGATAGAATCTACAAAAGATCACACCATACAGACAGGCGATATCATAGTAATATCAAGCAAATATGTCGCAAATTCTGAAGGGCGCCTGCTTGATCTAAGCAAAACAAAACCATCGTATGACGCAATACAATTATCAAAAAAATACCAACTAGACACAAAATTTGCTGAAATAATTCTGCGCGAATCTGATGAAACATTTGGTGGAGTGACTGGATTTGTACTCACGTCATCAGATAAAATTCTGGCTCCAAATGCTGGAATTGATAAATCAAATGTGAAAAAGGGCACCGCCATATTGTATCCAGATTTACCATACAAAATTGCAGAGAATCTGAGAAAAAAGATCTTTTTGAATCTAGGGATTCATGTTGGTATAATACTAGTCGACAGCAGATTAATGCCTGCAAGGGCCGGAACCACAGGTGTTGCAATAGCAGTGTCAGGGTTTGAGCCAGTCCAAGACACCAGGGGACAAAAGGATTTGGATGGAAATCCACTTCGAGTCACAATGAAGGCAGTTGCGGATAATTTGGCAACAATGGCAAATCACAAAATGGGAGAAGGTGCCGAATCGACTCCAATCATTTTGATAAAAGACTCTGGTGCAAAGATCACTACACGAAAGATAATGACAGATGAGATGGCAATAGCATCGGATCTTTGTGTATACATGCGCGGTTTTGGCAACTAG
- a CDS encoding 2-oxoacid:ferredoxin oxidoreductase subunit beta, with product MDLKLGDYKTQVHNDWCAGCGDFGIVNAIQMSLAEMQIPRHKATIFSGIGCSGKTSHFINVNGIHTLHGRVLTFAQGAKLANPDMTVIAVGGDGDGLGIGAGHFVAAGRRNLDMTYLIFNNGVYGLTKGQASPTLKLGEKTKSLPSPNTNNSVNPIGLALASGFTFVARSYAYDVRHLKDTITAAVRHKGLAFIDVLQPCPTYNDINTRDWYSGQNEFDEVTNMAKPRIYKLEESGYDPLVHYDAETELNEKLTQALIKSLEWGTKIPIGVFYKNEIISQYERRITDKIPNYLENPPALQTISANGKPVTDLSRILDSLSV from the coding sequence ATGGATCTTAAGTTAGGTGACTACAAAACCCAAGTGCACAATGATTGGTGCGCTGGATGTGGAGATTTTGGAATTGTCAATGCAATTCAAATGTCTTTAGCAGAGATGCAGATTCCTAGACACAAAGCTACGATATTTTCTGGAATCGGATGTTCTGGAAAAACATCACACTTCATCAATGTGAATGGTATTCATACGTTGCATGGTAGAGTGTTGACATTTGCACAAGGGGCAAAACTAGCAAATCCTGACATGACAGTTATTGCTGTTGGTGGTGATGGGGATGGACTAGGAATTGGTGCGGGACACTTTGTTGCAGCCGGACGAAGAAACTTGGATATGACCTATCTAATATTCAATAATGGTGTTTATGGTTTGACAAAAGGACAAGCATCACCAACTCTGAAACTAGGAGAAAAAACAAAGTCACTCCCATCCCCAAACACCAATAACAGTGTTAATCCTATTGGGCTTGCACTTGCGAGTGGATTTACCTTTGTTGCACGAAGCTATGCATATGATGTCAGACATCTCAAGGATACGATAACTGCTGCGGTCAGACACAAGGGACTAGCATTTATTGATGTATTGCAACCATGCCCTACATATAATGACATTAACACACGAGATTGGTATTCTGGACAAAATGAATTTGATGAGGTAACAAACATGGCAAAGCCCAGAATATACAAGCTTGAGGAATCTGGTTATGATCCGTTAGTACATTATGATGCTGAAACAGAGCTAAATGAAAAGCTCACACAAGCTCTGATAAAATCCCTAGAATGGGGGACAAAAATTCCAATAGGTGTATTTTACAAAAATGAAATAATAAGTCAATATGAGCGAAGAATCACAGACAAGATCCCAAACTATCTGGAAAATCCGCCTGCCTTACAAACCATATCTGCAAACGGCAAACCTGTGACTGATCTTTCAAGAATTTTAGATTCACTATCGGTTTAA
- a CDS encoding 2-oxoacid:ferredoxin oxidoreductase subunit alpha, translating into MSLTDVSWLIGGPQGSGIESAANIFSRTCAAMGYQVFGKREFHSNIKGDHSYFTVRISDKIIRSNVNDVTIMMAFDAETIFRHYDEIMKDGAIVYDSDISEKTLDETHTIDNQYRARLTTRLTLKKKPATVQGVLDIAKENGVRLYPISFKTVLSNMADEINNPKIKGMVRMYNVLGVSFSLGVLKMPPQTLLDSIDTIFSKKQAIAELNKKAATYAYNYASAKFSDFAYALKPTNKRQNMIMVQGYHGTALGKMACGCRFQPYYPITPASDESVFLESNELVDVKENRPGSTLVVQTEDEIAAIGMTIGGALTGTRSATCTSGPGFSLMAEALGWAGINEVPIVITTYQRSGPSTGLPTRHGQDDLLSTIYAGHGEFPRIVYASGDVEESFYDTGRCFNYADVYQLPVIHLMDKFLGSSVVTCNRFDAEKITINRGKLLDKVDGNYKRFALTSDNISPRSKLGLENGVFWSTGDESDETGHITEDPELRIKMMDKRLGKLPYILKTIPDDEQAISYGKSEICIVSWGSPKGPILDALEMLKKENINVGFIQLKLLHPFPKDCVEFLLKDVKTIIDVEANHTGQLGELLKQNLERGPDFYILKYTGRSMTSTEIYDSLKNIIEDKAQKRQVLTHGS; encoded by the coding sequence ATGTCTTTGACTGATGTTAGCTGGCTAATCGGTGGGCCGCAAGGAAGCGGAATAGAGTCAGCTGCTAACATATTTTCTCGAACATGTGCTGCTATGGGCTATCAAGTTTTTGGGAAAAGAGAGTTTCATTCTAATATCAAAGGAGATCACAGCTATTTCACAGTCAGAATCTCTGATAAAATAATTCGCTCAAATGTAAATGATGTGACAATTATGATGGCGTTTGATGCAGAGACCATCTTTCGACACTATGATGAAATAATGAAAGATGGAGCGATAGTTTACGACTCTGACATTTCAGAAAAAACCTTGGATGAAACACATACAATTGATAATCAATATCGGGCGAGATTAACTACACGCCTCACATTAAAGAAAAAACCTGCAACCGTTCAAGGTGTTTTGGACATCGCAAAAGAAAATGGCGTAAGACTATACCCAATATCATTCAAAACCGTCCTATCAAACATGGCCGATGAAATCAATAATCCAAAGATCAAAGGAATGGTCCGAATGTATAATGTACTCGGCGTATCGTTCTCTTTGGGTGTTCTCAAAATGCCGCCTCAAACTTTGCTTGATTCAATTGATACAATATTCTCAAAAAAGCAAGCAATTGCAGAATTGAATAAAAAAGCAGCAACATATGCGTATAATTACGCATCTGCAAAGTTTTCGGATTTTGCATATGCACTAAAGCCAACAAACAAACGACAAAACATGATTATGGTTCAAGGATATCATGGAACCGCATTGGGTAAAATGGCGTGCGGCTGCAGATTTCAACCGTATTATCCGATTACACCTGCGTCTGATGAAAGTGTATTTTTAGAATCCAATGAATTAGTTGATGTCAAAGAAAATCGCCCTGGATCAACATTGGTAGTACAAACCGAAGATGAAATAGCGGCAATTGGTATGACAATAGGAGGAGCGTTAACTGGAACACGTTCTGCCACTTGTACTTCAGGACCAGGCTTTTCTCTGATGGCAGAGGCATTGGGCTGGGCTGGAATTAATGAGGTGCCAATTGTAATTACAACATATCAAAGAAGTGGACCCTCCACTGGACTTCCTACTCGACATGGACAGGATGATTTGTTGTCTACAATCTATGCTGGACATGGAGAATTTCCACGAATTGTTTATGCATCTGGTGATGTTGAGGAAAGCTTCTATGATACTGGCCGTTGTTTTAATTATGCCGACGTGTACCAGCTACCTGTAATACACTTGATGGATAAATTCCTCGGCAGTTCTGTTGTAACATGCAATCGGTTTGATGCTGAGAAAATCACTATTAATCGCGGAAAATTGCTTGATAAAGTAGATGGGAATTACAAAAGATTTGCACTTACTTCTGATAATATATCTCCTAGATCAAAATTAGGGCTTGAAAATGGAGTTTTTTGGAGCACAGGTGATGAGAGTGATGAAACTGGACACATCACAGAAGATCCAGAACTTCGAATAAAAATGATGGATAAACGACTAGGGAAGCTTCCGTACATCTTAAAAACAATTCCAGATGATGAACAAGCAATATCATATGGCAAGTCGGAGATCTGCATCGTTAGCTGGGGTTCACCAAAAGGACCAATACTAGATGCATTAGAGATGCTAAAAAAAGAAAACATCAATGTCGGATTCATTCAGCTAAAACTGTTACATCCATTCCCAAAAGACTGTGTTGAGTTTTTACTCAAGGATGTAAAAACAATAATTGATGTTGAAGCAAATCATACCGGTCAGCTTGGAGAATTATTAAAACAGAATCTTGAGCGAGGCCCAGATTTCTACATACTCAAATACACTGGACGCTCAATGACTAGCACAGAAATTTATGATTCACTCAAAAATATTATTGAAGATAAAGCACAAAAAAGGCAGGTACTAACACATGGATCTTAA
- a CDS encoding D-glycerate dehydrogenase codes for MKQILLTRKLHKFAMNQLQKKYELTIHTGIIPMPKKLLLQKIKNADGLICFPYDIIDREIIESAKNLAVISTYSVGYDHIDVSAAKKRNIRIGYTPNVLTNATADLTIGLMLDLMRRITEGDRLVRAGSWGEIFGPHDYTGIDLEGKTLGILGIGRIGQAVAKRAQVFGLNIIYHSRTRLTKNQESKLGTRFASFSDLIRSSDILTIHIPYKKETHHLIDLQILKKMKKSSFLINTSRGKIINEKDLIQALKAKTISGAALDVFEKEPIGKNHELTKMENVVLAPHIGSSSAETRHKMAQITIQNLILGLQGRKMVYSV; via the coding sequence ATGAAACAGATTCTTCTTACCCGCAAGCTGCACAAATTTGCAATGAATCAATTACAAAAAAAATACGAACTAACAATTCATACTGGAATAATTCCAATGCCAAAAAAACTATTGCTTCAGAAAATAAAAAATGCGGATGGGTTGATCTGCTTTCCATACGATATCATAGATAGAGAGATAATAGAAAGTGCAAAAAATCTTGCAGTAATTAGCACGTATAGTGTAGGATATGATCATATTGATGTGAGTGCTGCCAAAAAAAGAAACATCAGGATCGGTTACACCCCAAATGTTCTAACAAATGCAACAGCAGATCTCACCATTGGTTTGATGTTGGATTTGATGCGCAGAATAACGGAAGGCGACAGACTAGTTCGTGCAGGATCTTGGGGGGAGATCTTTGGGCCGCATGATTATACCGGGATTGACTTGGAAGGAAAGACACTTGGCATTCTTGGAATTGGACGAATTGGACAAGCGGTTGCAAAAAGAGCACAAGTATTTGGTTTGAATATAATATATCACAGCAGAACCAGACTGACAAAAAACCAAGAAAGTAAACTAGGAACAAGATTTGCTAGTTTTTCAGATTTGATTCGAAGCAGTGACATACTAACAATCCACATACCTTACAAAAAAGAGACTCATCATCTGATAGATTTACAGATTTTGAAAAAAATGAAAAAGAGTTCATTTTTGATCAACACATCTCGTGGAAAGATAATTAATGAAAAAGATCTGATACAGGCACTAAAAGCAAAAACAATTTCTGGCGCGGCATTGGATGTGTTTGAAAAAGAACCGATTGGGAAAAACCACGAATTAACAAAAATGGAAAACGTGGTTTTAGCGCCACATATCGGAAGCTCATCTGCAGAGACACGCCACAAAATGGCTCAAATAACCATACAGAATCTGATTTTGGGCCTACAGGGAAGAAAAATGGTCTATTCAGTGTGA